A stretch of the Bos indicus isolate NIAB-ARS_2022 breed Sahiwal x Tharparkar chromosome 13, NIAB-ARS_B.indTharparkar_mat_pri_1.0, whole genome shotgun sequence genome encodes the following:
- the FZD8 gene encoding frizzled-8, with translation MEWGYLLEVTSLLAALALLQRSSGAAAASAKELACQEITVPLCKGIGYNYTYMPNQFNHDTQDEAGLEVHQFWPLVEIQCSPDLKFFLCSMYTPICLEDYKKPLPPCRSVCERAKAGCAPLMRQYGFAWPDRMRCDRLPEQGNPDTLCMDYNRTDLTTAAPSPPRRPPPPPPGEQPPSGSGHGRPPGARPPSRGRGGGGDAAAPPARGGGGGGGSGGKARPPGGGAAPCEPGCQCRAPMVSVSSERHPLYNRVKTGQIANCALPCHNPFFSQDERAFTVFWIGLWSVLCFVSTFATVSTFLIDMERFKYPERPIIFLSACYLFVSVGYLVRLVAGHEKVACSGGAGAAGGAGGAGGAAAGAGAAGAGAGGPGGRGEYEELGAVEQHVRYETTGPALCTVVFLLVYFFGMASSIWWVILSLTWFLAAGMKWGNEAIAGYSQYFHLAAWLVPSVKSIAVLALSSVDGDPVAGICYVGNQSLDNLRGFVLAPLVIYLFIGTMFLLAGFVSLFRIRSVIKQQGGPTKTHKLEKLMIRLGLFTVLYTVPAAVVVACLFYEQHNRPRWEATHNCPCLRDLQPDQARRPDYAVFMLKYFMCLVVGITSGVWVWSGKTLESWRALCTRCCWASKGAGAAGAGAAGGGPGGGGPGAGGGGGPGAGGAGSLYSDVSTGLTWRSGTASSVSYPKQMPLSQV, from the coding sequence ATGGAGTGGGGTTACCTGTTGGAAGTGACCTCTTTGCTGGCCGCCCTGGCGCTGCTGCAGCGCTCGAGCGGTGCGGCGGCCGCCTCAGCCAAGGAACTGGCGTGCCAGGAGATCACCGTGCCGCTGTGCAAGGGCATCGGCTACAACTACACCTATATGCCCAACCAGTTCAACCACGACACGCAGGACGAGGCGGGCCTGGAGGTGCACCAGTTCTGGCCGCTGGTGGAGATCCAGTGCTCGCCCGACCTCAAGTTCTTCCTGTGCAGCATGTACACGCCCATCTGCCTAGAGGACTACAAGaagcccctgcctccctgccgCTCGGTGTGCGAGCGCGCCAAGGCCGGCTGCGCGCCCCTCATGCGCCAGTACGGCTTCGCCTGGCCCGACCGCATGCGCTGCGACCGGCTGCCCGAGCAGGGCAACCCCGACACGCTGTGCATGGACTACAACCGCACCGACCTCACCACGGCCGCGCCCAGCCCGCcgcgccgcccgccgccgccgccccccggTGAGCAGCCGCCCTCCGGCAGCGGCCACGGCCGCCCACCCGGGGCCCGGCCCCCGTCCCGCGGCAGGGGCGGCGGCGGGGACGCGGCTGCGCCCCCtgcgcgcggcggcggcggcggcggtggcagcGGCGGGAAGGCGCGGCCCCCTGGCGGCGGCGCGGCGCCCTGCGAGCCGGGATGCCAGTGCCGCGCGCCCATGGTGAGCGTGTCCAGCGAGCGGCACCCTCTCTACAACCGCGTCAAGACGGGCCAGATCGCCAACTGCGCGTTGCCCTGCCACAACCCGTTCTTCAGCCAGGACGAGCGCGCCTTCACCGTCTTCTGGATAGGCCTGTGGTCTGTACTATGCTTCGTGTCCACCTTCGCCACCGTCTCCACCTTCCTCATCGACATGGAGCGCTTCAAGTACCCGGAGCGGCCCATCATATTCCTCTCGGCCTGCTACCTTTTCGTGTCTGTCGGCTACCTGGTGCGCCTGGTGGCGGGCCACGAGAAGGTGGCGTGCAGCGGCGGCGCTGGGGCTGCGGGCGGGGCCGGAGGCGCGGGGGGCGCGGCGGCGGGCGCGGGTGCGGCGGGAGCCGGCGCTGGGGGCCCAGGTGGGCGCGGAGAGTATGAGGAGCTGGGCGCCGTGGAGCAGCACGTGCGCTACGAGACCACCGGCCCGGCGCTGTGCACCGTGGTCTTCCTGCTCGTCTACTTCTTCGGCATGGCCAGCTCCATCTGGTGGGTGATCCTGTCGCTCACGTGGTTCCTGGCGGCGGGCATGAAATGGGGCAACGAGGCCATCGCCGGCTACTCGCAGTACTTCCACCTGGCCGCGTGGCTCGTGCCCAGCGTCAAGTCTATCGCCGTGCTGGCGCTCAGCTCGGTGGACGGCGACCCGGTGGCAGGCATCTGCTACGTAGGCAACCAGAGCCTGGACAACTTGCGCGGCTTCGTGCTGGCGCCGCTGGTCATCTACCTCTTCATCGGCACCATGTTCCTGCTGGCCGGCTTCGTGTCGCTCTTCCGCATCCGCTCGGTCATCAAGCAGCAAGGTGGCCCCAccaagacgcacaagctggagaAGCTCATGATCCGCCTGGGCCTCTTCACCGTGCTCTACACCGTGCCCGCCGCCGTTGTGGTCGCCTGCCTCTTCTACGAGCAGCACAACCGCCCGCGCTGGGAGGCCACGCACAACTGCCCGTGCCTGCGGGATCTACAGCCCGACCAGGCGCGCCGGCCCGACTACGCGGTCTTCATGCTCAAGTACTTCATGTGCCTGGTAGTGGGCATCACCTCGGGCGTGTGGGTCTGGTCCGGCAAGACGCTCGAGTCGTGGCGCGCGCTGTGCACCCGCTGCTGCTGGGCCAGCAAGGGCGCGGGCGCGGCGGGCGCGGGCGCGGCGGGCGGCggcccggggggcggggggccgggggccggcgggggcgggggaccGGGGGCCGGCGGGGCGGGCTCCCTCTACAGCGACGTCAGCACCGGCCTGACGTGGCGATCTGGCACGGCCAGCTCGGTGTCTTATCCAAAGCAGATGCCATTGTCCCAGGTCTGA